The Microbacterium sp. Nx66 genome contains a region encoding:
- a CDS encoding MFS transporter, protein MSSRRGHLIDLTPLKASPAFARMWIGSTLAGIGGQLTIVTVMLHVFDLTASTFAVSMIAVAGLLPMILAGLYGGMLADAFDRRRVALIAATVTFASTGLLAALTWTGTETIWWLYALSIVNSAANSVGMATRTAIVPRLIPRSMLAAASALNGVAFGLTVMAGPALAGLLVALTGYGWTYTIDVVLMLSMFLGLWTLPALRPEGDIVRPGLASLVDGWRFLRRAGNIRMQYVMDIIAMTFGQPLVLFPALGTVILGGGAFTTGILTAAVAVGTFSSSLFSGRVVQYRWHGRGIARAVEAYGAAIALFGLVLLIGAFSATPAGEDRPHVALIVAACVALALSGASDNVSSIYRNTMMQAAVPDAMRGRLQGLFVVVVTGGPRVGALYAGTLATLTSLWFPPLLGGIIVIALVAVLARRHPRFRDYDAENPEP, encoded by the coding sequence GTGAGCTCCCGACGCGGCCATCTGATCGACCTGACTCCGCTGAAGGCGAGCCCGGCCTTCGCCCGGATGTGGATCGGCTCGACACTCGCCGGCATCGGCGGTCAGCTCACCATCGTGACCGTGATGCTGCATGTGTTCGATCTGACCGCGAGCACGTTCGCCGTCTCGATGATCGCCGTCGCGGGCCTCCTCCCGATGATCCTCGCCGGCCTCTACGGCGGGATGCTCGCCGACGCGTTCGACCGGCGGCGGGTCGCGCTCATCGCCGCCACCGTGACCTTCGCCTCCACGGGGCTGCTCGCGGCGCTCACCTGGACCGGCACGGAGACGATCTGGTGGCTGTACGCGCTGAGCATCGTGAACTCGGCGGCGAACTCCGTCGGCATGGCCACGCGGACCGCGATCGTCCCCCGGCTCATCCCCCGCAGCATGCTCGCGGCCGCGTCCGCGCTCAACGGCGTCGCGTTCGGGCTCACGGTCATGGCGGGTCCGGCCCTCGCCGGGCTCCTGGTGGCGCTCACCGGATACGGCTGGACGTACACGATCGACGTCGTGCTCATGCTGTCGATGTTCCTCGGCCTGTGGACGCTCCCCGCCCTGCGACCCGAAGGCGACATCGTGCGCCCCGGCCTCGCCTCGCTCGTCGACGGCTGGCGCTTCCTCCGCCGCGCGGGCAACATCCGGATGCAGTACGTCATGGACATCATCGCGATGACGTTCGGACAGCCGCTCGTGCTCTTCCCGGCACTCGGCACGGTCATCCTCGGCGGCGGGGCCTTCACCACCGGCATCCTCACGGCGGCGGTCGCCGTCGGCACCTTCTCCTCGAGCCTGTTCTCCGGGCGCGTGGTGCAGTACCGGTGGCACGGCCGCGGCATCGCCCGCGCGGTGGAGGCCTACGGCGCCGCCATCGCCTTGTTCGGCCTCGTCCTCCTGATCGGCGCGTTCTCCGCGACGCCTGCCGGAGAGGACCGGCCGCACGTCGCACTGATCGTCGCCGCCTGCGTGGCGCTGGCCCTCTCCGGCGCGTCGGACAACGTCAGCTCGATCTACCGCAACACCATGATGCAGGCGGCGGTGCCGGACGCCATGCGCGGACGCCTGCAGGGCCTGTTCGTCGTGGTGGTGACCGGCGGTCCCCGTGTCGGCGCCCTCTACGCCGGGACGCTCGCGACGCTGACGTCACTGTGGTTCCCGCCGCTGCTCGGCGGGATCATCGTGATCGCCCTCGTCGCGGTCCTCGCCCGGCGGCATCCTCGTTTCCGCGATTACGACGCAGAGAACCCCGAGCCCTGA
- a CDS encoding FKBP-type peptidyl-prolyl cis-trans isomerase has translation MTDRTKPEFDAPTGPAPAELVIRDIIEGDGAEAKPGDTVTVHYAGVEFESGEEFDSSWGRGETIQFPLRGLIQGWQDGIPGMKVGGRRELIIPPHLAYGPAGGGHFLSGKTLIFIIDLVAVG, from the coding sequence ATGACTGATCGCACAAAGCCCGAGTTCGACGCCCCGACCGGCCCTGCCCCCGCAGAACTGGTCATCCGCGACATCATCGAGGGTGACGGCGCCGAGGCCAAGCCCGGCGACACCGTGACCGTCCACTACGCCGGTGTGGAGTTCGAGTCCGGCGAGGAGTTCGACTCGTCGTGGGGTCGCGGGGAGACCATCCAGTTCCCGCTCCGCGGCCTGATCCAGGGCTGGCAGGACGGCATCCCCGGAATGAAGGTCGGTGGCCGCCGCGAGCTGATCATCCCGCCGCACCTCGCGTACGGCCCGGCCGGGGGAGGACACTTCCTCTCCGGCAAGACGCTGATCTTCATCATCGATCTCGTCGCCGTCGGCTGA
- a CDS encoding fumarylacetoacetate hydrolase family protein — MRFAHLRRPDSSRAVLAVVEGSDAILVSDLLSDAPATVQQLIERGDAGLDELRAALRDGTAPRHPLTGWGFASAVIAPPAVLAVGLNYAAHSSELGLKTDAAPTVFTLWPNSLTGHDQTTSWPRSLSEAVDYEAELGVLIGTPAKDVPEADALAHVWGYTVVNDITARNIQFSEAQWSRCKSFDGFTPTGPFAVTADEIADPQDLHIWTVVDGHTVQDASTDQMVRSVAKLIAHLSQSLTLLPGTLISTGSPGGAGYSRDPQIFLRDRSTVTVGIDGIGELTTHCRILD; from the coding sequence ATGCGGTTCGCTCACCTGCGCCGTCCAGACTCCTCCCGTGCGGTTCTCGCCGTGGTGGAGGGCTCGGACGCCATCCTCGTCTCCGATCTCCTGTCCGACGCGCCTGCCACCGTGCAGCAGCTGATCGAGCGAGGGGACGCCGGACTCGACGAGCTCCGCGCCGCCCTCCGCGACGGCACGGCCCCGCGCCACCCGCTGACCGGCTGGGGTTTCGCCTCCGCGGTCATCGCGCCGCCGGCGGTGCTCGCCGTCGGGCTCAACTATGCCGCCCACTCCAGCGAGCTCGGCCTCAAGACCGACGCCGCGCCGACCGTGTTCACCCTGTGGCCCAACTCGCTCACCGGTCACGATCAGACGACCTCCTGGCCGCGGAGCCTCAGCGAGGCCGTCGACTACGAGGCCGAGCTGGGCGTGCTCATCGGCACCCCCGCGAAGGACGTCCCGGAGGCGGACGCCCTCGCGCACGTCTGGGGTTACACCGTGGTCAACGACATCACCGCCCGGAACATCCAGTTCTCCGAGGCGCAGTGGTCCCGTTGCAAGTCGTTCGACGGCTTCACCCCCACCGGCCCGTTCGCGGTGACCGCCGACGAGATCGCCGACCCGCAGGACCTCCACATCTGGACCGTCGTCGACGGGCACACCGTGCAGGACGCCAGCACCGACCAGATGGTGCGTTCGGTGGCGAAGCTCATCGCGCACCTCTCCCAGTCGCTCACGCTGCTGCCCGGCACCCTGATCTCGACGGGCAGCCCGGGTGGCGCCGGCTACTCCCGCGACCCGCAGATCTTCCTCCGCGACCGCTCGACCGTCACGGTCGGCATCGACGGGATCGGCGAGCTCACGACGCACTGCCGCATTCTGGACTGA
- the rpsO gene encoding 30S ribosomal protein S15 encodes MALEADVKKAIIEEYATHPGDTGSPEVQAAMLTQRIKDLTEHLKEHKHDHHSRRGLFLLVGQRRRLLGYLQSVDIERYRSLIARLGLRR; translated from the coding sequence ATGGCACTGGAAGCAGACGTCAAGAAGGCGATCATCGAAGAGTACGCGACGCACCCCGGTGACACCGGATCCCCCGAGGTGCAGGCCGCGATGCTGACGCAGCGCATCAAGGACCTCACCGAGCACCTGAAGGAGCACAAGCACGACCACCACTCGCGTCGTGGTCTGTTCCTGCTCGTGGGTCAGCGCCGTCGTCTGCTCGGCTACCTCCAGAGCGTCGACATCGAGCGTTACCGCTCGCTGATCGCACGCCTTGGTCTTCGCCGATAA
- a CDS encoding isopenicillin N synthase family dioxygenase, with translation MAELSLPILDLSQLDDGPEAAARFRDDLRAATHDVGFFYLTGTGISPELEARLHQAALDFFALPEEDKLAIENVNSPHFRGYTRVGGERTQGKVDWREQIDIGPEREPVEGGPAFNRLTGPNLWPAAQPELKEVVTEWHDTLTEIARKLLRAWALTLGAEENYFDEPFRDPSTLIKIVRYPGTNEPEPQQGVGAHKDSGVLTLLWVEPGKGGLQVERDGEWVSAPPVPGAFVVNIGELLEYATGGYLKATNHRVISPRAPEERISIPFFFNPALDQQLPLLELPADLAAEATGVTEDPSNPIHATYGENAMKSRLRAHPDVAAIHHPDLVGATA, from the coding sequence ATGGCTGAACTCTCGCTCCCCATCCTCGACCTGTCCCAGCTCGACGACGGCCCCGAGGCCGCGGCGCGTTTCCGCGACGACCTCCGCGCGGCCACGCACGATGTCGGCTTCTTCTACCTGACCGGCACCGGCATCTCTCCCGAACTGGAAGCGCGGCTGCATCAGGCCGCCCTCGACTTCTTCGCTCTGCCGGAGGAGGACAAGCTCGCGATCGAGAACGTCAACAGCCCGCACTTCCGCGGCTACACCCGGGTCGGCGGGGAGCGGACGCAGGGCAAGGTCGACTGGCGCGAGCAGATCGACATCGGCCCCGAACGCGAGCCGGTCGAAGGGGGCCCCGCCTTCAACCGCCTCACCGGACCGAACCTCTGGCCCGCCGCGCAGCCGGAGCTCAAGGAGGTCGTCACGGAGTGGCACGACACCCTCACGGAGATCGCCCGCAAGCTCCTGCGCGCCTGGGCCCTCACCCTCGGTGCGGAGGAGAACTACTTCGACGAGCCGTTCCGCGATCCGTCCACCCTGATCAAGATCGTGCGATACCCGGGAACGAACGAGCCGGAACCGCAGCAGGGCGTCGGTGCGCACAAGGACTCCGGTGTGCTCACACTGCTCTGGGTGGAGCCGGGCAAGGGCGGACTCCAGGTCGAGCGTGACGGCGAGTGGGTGTCGGCTCCCCCGGTGCCGGGCGCCTTCGTCGTCAACATCGGCGAGCTGCTCGAGTACGCCACCGGCGGCTACCTCAAGGCGACGAACCACCGGGTGATCTCGCCGCGGGCGCCCGAGGAGCGCATCTCGATTCCGTTCTTCTTCAACCCGGCGCTCGATCAGCAGCTCCCGTTGCTCGAACTCCCTGCCGACCTCGCCGCCGAGGCGACCGGAGTCACCGAGGACCCGAGCAATCCGATCCACGCGACCTACGGCGAGAACGCCATGAAGTCCCGACTGCGCGCACACCCCGACGTGGCGGCCATCCACCACCCTGATCTCGTGGGTGCCACCGCCTGA
- a CDS encoding YceI family protein: MSSIDIPGYRPGTWVLDPSHSEVTFSVRHMMISKVRGTFGVKSATLVAPENPLEAKVEASVDVTSVDTKDEGRDQHLRSADFFDTENFPTMEFVSTGARVEGGDFLVDGDLTIRGITKPVTFELDFGGFGSDPWGNYKAGASAKTVINREDFGLTWNAALETGGVLVGKDVTITLDLQGALQQD; this comes from the coding sequence ATGAGCAGCATCGACATCCCCGGTTACCGCCCCGGCACCTGGGTCCTCGACCCGTCCCACAGCGAGGTGACGTTCAGTGTCCGCCACATGATGATCTCGAAGGTGCGCGGCACCTTCGGTGTGAAGAGCGCGACGCTCGTGGCTCCGGAGAACCCCCTCGAAGCCAAGGTCGAGGCCTCCGTCGACGTGACCTCCGTCGACACTAAGGACGAGGGTCGCGACCAGCACCTCCGCTCCGCCGACTTCTTCGACACTGAGAACTTCCCGACCATGGAGTTCGTCTCGACCGGCGCCCGCGTCGAGGGCGGCGACTTCCTCGTCGACGGCGACCTCACCATCCGCGGCATCACGAAGCCGGTCACCTTCGAACTCGACTTCGGCGGCTTCGGCAGCGACCCGTGGGGCAACTACAAGGCCGGCGCCTCCGCCAAGACCGTCATCAACCGCGAGGACTTCGGCCTCACCTGGAACGCCGCGCTGGAGACCGGCGGCGTGCTCGTCGGCAAGGACGTCACGATCACGCTCGACCTCCAGGGTGCGCTGCAGCAGGACTGA
- a CDS encoding peptidase, protein MNVTIDWIAFLQVFAAALIGAAAIVTFYALGLRLLVRSGRAPVVSPAEFTDAITVISEKELKRAAKQAAKAAKKSPLTEGQKTLALVGAYGCFVLCAAAVIAGILLIVIGH, encoded by the coding sequence ATGAACGTCACGATCGACTGGATCGCCTTCCTGCAGGTGTTCGCCGCCGCGCTCATCGGCGCCGCCGCCATCGTCACCTTCTACGCCCTGGGCCTGCGTCTGCTCGTGCGCAGCGGGCGGGCGCCCGTCGTGAGCCCCGCGGAGTTCACCGACGCCATCACGGTGATCTCGGAGAAGGAGCTCAAGCGGGCCGCCAAGCAGGCGGCGAAGGCAGCGAAGAAGAGTCCGCTCACCGAAGGACAGAAGACGCTCGCGCTCGTGGGCGCCTACGGCTGCTTCGTGCTCTGCGCCGCCGCAGTCATCGCCGGCATCCTCCTGATCGTCATCGGCCACTGA
- a CDS encoding aspartate ammonia-lyase, with amino-acid sequence MASAAPANTRTETDSLGSMEIPAEAYWGIHTARADANFPITKRPISVYPELVIALAMVKQASARANKEIGVLDAERADLIDRAAQRVIDGEFHDQFTVGVIQGGAGTSTNMNANEVITNIALEMAGREKGDYAFLSPIDHTNRSQSTNDVYPTAVKIGLSLTLRSLLDELDALRVAFLGKAGEFHDILKVGRTQLQDAVPMTLGQEFHGFATTLGEDHSRLTENASLMFEINMGATAIGTGITTHPDYAPAVLKHLREITGLDLETATDLVESTSDTGAFMSFSSSLKRNAIKLSKICNDLRLLSSGPQAGLGEINLPARQAGSSIMPGKVNPVIPEVVNQVAFAVVGADMTVTMAVEGGQLQLNAFEPVIAHSIFQSITWMRQAMWTLRVNCVEGITANRDRLGAMVGASVGVITALTPFIGYAAAAALAKTALLTNRNVADLVVEAGLMSRDEVTKQLSPARLSGLEAVTAAIPIVTPDDLIQI; translated from the coding sequence ATGGCTTCTGCCGCGCCCGCCAATACCCGTACCGAGACCGATTCGCTGGGGAGCATGGAGATTCCCGCCGAGGCGTACTGGGGGATCCACACCGCCCGCGCCGACGCGAACTTCCCGATCACGAAGCGCCCCATCTCGGTGTACCCCGAACTGGTGATCGCGCTCGCGATGGTGAAGCAGGCCAGCGCGAGGGCCAACAAGGAGATCGGGGTCCTCGACGCCGAGCGCGCCGACCTCATCGACCGCGCGGCGCAGCGCGTCATCGACGGCGAGTTCCACGATCAGTTCACCGTCGGCGTCATCCAGGGTGGTGCCGGCACCTCGACGAACATGAACGCGAACGAGGTCATCACCAACATCGCGCTCGAGATGGCCGGACGCGAGAAGGGCGACTACGCCTTCCTCTCCCCGATCGACCACACGAACCGCAGCCAGTCGACCAACGACGTCTACCCGACGGCGGTCAAGATCGGCCTGTCGCTGACGCTGCGCTCGCTTCTCGACGAACTGGACGCCCTGCGCGTGGCGTTCCTCGGCAAGGCGGGGGAGTTCCACGACATCCTCAAGGTCGGCCGGACCCAGCTCCAGGACGCGGTGCCCATGACGCTCGGCCAGGAGTTCCATGGCTTCGCCACGACCCTGGGCGAGGATCACAGCCGCCTCACCGAGAACGCCTCGCTCATGTTCGAGATCAACATGGGCGCGACCGCCATCGGCACCGGCATCACCACCCACCCCGACTACGCGCCGGCCGTGCTGAAGCACCTGCGCGAGATCACGGGGCTCGACCTCGAGACGGCCACCGACCTCGTCGAGTCCACGAGCGACACGGGCGCCTTCATGTCGTTCTCGTCGTCGCTCAAGCGCAACGCCATCAAGCTCTCGAAGATCTGCAACGACCTGCGGCTGCTGTCGTCCGGTCCGCAGGCGGGCCTCGGCGAGATCAACCTGCCCGCACGGCAGGCCGGTTCCAGCATCATGCCCGGGAAGGTCAACCCGGTGATCCCGGAGGTCGTGAACCAGGTGGCCTTCGCGGTCGTCGGCGCCGACATGACGGTGACCATGGCCGTCGAGGGCGGGCAGCTCCAGCTCAACGCCTTCGAACCCGTCATCGCGCACTCGATCTTCCAGTCGATCACCTGGATGCGTCAGGCCATGTGGACGCTGCGCGTGAACTGCGTCGAGGGCATCACCGCCAACCGCGACCGTCTGGGCGCGATGGTCGGCGCGTCGGTCGGCGTCATCACGGCGCTCACGCCCTTCATCGGCTACGCGGCGGCCGCGGCTCTGGCCAAGACGGCTCTGCTGACCAACCGCAACGTCGCCGACCTGGTGGTCGAGGCCGGGCTCATGTCCCGCGACGAGGTGACCAAGCAGCTCTCTCCTGCCCGCCTGTCGGGCCTGGAGGCGGTCACCGCGGCCATCCCGATCGTCACCCCGGACGACCTCATCCAGATCTGA
- a CDS encoding inorganic phosphate transporter produces METAALIVVLVIALALFFDFTNGFHDTANAMATPIATGALKPKTAVLLAALLNLVGAFLSTEVSKTISGGIIQEDAIIAAGAELFLSLIFAGLIGAITWNMLTWLLGLPSSSSHALFGGLIGATLVGAGLGGIDFGAVLSKIVLPALIAPITAGIIAYVATKIAYSVTRRYDGKPDGRDGFRWGQIFTSSLVALAHGTNDAQKTMGVITLAMITVGWQSGAHHEPELWVIIACALTIALGTYLGGWRIIRTLGKGLTDVKPAQGFAAESSTAATILASSALGFALSTTQVASGSVIGSGLGRRGSTVRWRTAGRIGVGWLLTLPAAGGVGALAALLVVWLGPWGVAIDAVLAVAIILGLYMRSRRNAVTPANAMSDVAESHLAVEVPDTPPPTRRQQRIAQAKAEAKARAEAKEKAKAEAKDKAKKKAKAKADAKAAKTGSASSSDASQNGDSA; encoded by the coding sequence GTGGAAACCGCAGCCCTCATCGTCGTGCTCGTCATCGCGCTGGCACTCTTCTTCGATTTCACGAACGGGTTTCACGACACCGCGAACGCGATGGCCACGCCCATCGCGACCGGAGCGCTCAAGCCCAAGACAGCGGTCCTCCTGGCCGCTCTCCTCAACCTCGTCGGCGCCTTCCTGTCGACCGAGGTGTCCAAGACCATCTCCGGCGGCATCATCCAGGAGGATGCGATCATCGCCGCGGGAGCGGAGCTGTTCCTCTCGTTGATCTTCGCCGGGCTCATCGGCGCCATCACCTGGAACATGCTGACGTGGCTGCTCGGCCTGCCGTCGAGCTCGTCCCACGCGCTCTTCGGCGGACTGATCGGCGCGACGCTCGTCGGCGCCGGTCTCGGCGGCATCGACTTCGGCGCCGTGCTGTCGAAGATCGTCCTCCCCGCCCTCATCGCCCCCATCACGGCCGGCATCATCGCGTACGTCGCGACGAAGATCGCCTACTCGGTCACTCGTCGCTACGACGGCAAGCCGGACGGACGGGACGGATTCCGCTGGGGTCAGATCTTCACGTCCTCCCTCGTCGCCCTCGCACACGGCACGAATGACGCGCAGAAGACGATGGGCGTCATCACGCTCGCCATGATCACCGTCGGCTGGCAGTCCGGTGCGCACCACGAGCCCGAGCTCTGGGTCATCATCGCCTGTGCGCTCACGATCGCCCTCGGCACGTACCTCGGCGGCTGGCGCATCATCCGCACGCTGGGCAAGGGCCTGACCGACGTCAAGCCGGCTCAGGGCTTCGCGGCGGAGAGCTCGACGGCCGCGACGATCCTCGCCTCCAGCGCCCTCGGATTCGCGCTCTCCACCACCCAGGTGGCCTCGGGATCGGTCATCGGATCGGGCCTCGGTCGCCGCGGGTCCACGGTCCGCTGGCGGACGGCAGGTCGCATCGGCGTCGGCTGGCTGCTGACCCTGCCCGCGGCCGGAGGCGTCGGCGCCCTGGCGGCACTGCTCGTCGTGTGGCTCGGCCCGTGGGGCGTCGCCATCGACGCCGTCCTCGCGGTGGCGATCATCCTCGGGCTGTACATGCGCTCTCGGCGCAACGCCGTCACGCCGGCCAACGCCATGAGCGACGTCGCCGAATCCCACCTCGCCGTCGAGGTTCCCGACACCCCGCCGCCCACGCGTCGCCAGCAGCGCATCGCCCAGGCGAAGGCGGAGGCGAAGGCCCGTGCCGAGGCCAAGGAGAAGGCGAAGGCCGAGGCGAAGGACAAGGCGAAGAAGAAGGCCAAGGCCAAGGCGGACGCGAAGGCCGCGAAGACCGGCAGCGCCTCGTCGTCCGACGCGTCGCAGAACGGGGACTCGGCATGA
- a CDS encoding PrsW family intramembrane metalloprotease, with amino-acid sequence MTFGGPSDPQQPARYTPPAGTPPQPSAYSAAQYAKSPYLPPSYGQQPGYASALAQPTPYTPPAPVAPSPAESLPALPVPNKKGRTISLWLFGFLGFLLLALIGYFGWTLGPTASVIGLVLAVIPLTIVFLGVRMIDRWEPEPKRLVAFAIAWGAVAAVGLTLLVDIGLTMLLGIRSEEFSAVVQAPIVEEFWKGLGVFLIFLLARRSFDGPVDGVVYGALVGAGFAFTENIQYFAISLIEGGGEQLGVTFIVRAVLSPFAHAMFTSLTGFAIGLVARRHASAGAAAGAGLLGMVGAILLHALWNGSATFADFFGLYFTLQVPLFIGFILGIIALRREEARLTRARLAEYAAAGWFTPEEVTMLATPAGRKVGLAWAAQLRGDRRPLMREFIKDATALAAVRQRAITGRDPLAIEDERALLIRTRAARAALLAY; translated from the coding sequence ATGACCTTCGGAGGACCGTCCGACCCCCAGCAGCCCGCGCGATACACGCCCCCGGCGGGGACACCACCACAGCCCTCGGCGTACTCCGCCGCGCAGTACGCGAAATCGCCCTACCTGCCACCGTCCTACGGACAGCAGCCGGGCTATGCGTCGGCTCTCGCGCAACCCACGCCCTACACACCGCCGGCGCCGGTCGCGCCGTCGCCCGCGGAGTCGCTGCCGGCTCTCCCGGTGCCGAACAAGAAGGGCCGCACGATCTCGCTGTGGCTCTTCGGCTTCCTCGGCTTCCTGCTGCTCGCACTCATCGGCTACTTCGGCTGGACCCTCGGCCCGACCGCCTCGGTGATCGGTCTCGTCCTGGCTGTGATCCCGCTCACGATCGTCTTCCTCGGAGTGCGCATGATCGACCGTTGGGAGCCCGAGCCCAAGCGCCTCGTCGCGTTCGCCATCGCCTGGGGTGCGGTCGCCGCCGTCGGCCTCACGCTCCTCGTCGACATCGGGCTCACGATGCTGCTGGGCATCCGGTCCGAGGAGTTCTCGGCGGTGGTCCAGGCCCCCATCGTCGAGGAGTTCTGGAAGGGCCTCGGGGTCTTCCTCATCTTCCTGCTCGCGCGGCGGTCCTTCGACGGGCCGGTCGACGGCGTCGTCTACGGGGCGCTCGTCGGTGCAGGCTTCGCGTTCACCGAGAACATCCAGTACTTCGCCATCAGCCTCATCGAGGGCGGCGGAGAGCAGCTCGGCGTCACATTCATCGTGCGGGCGGTGCTGTCGCCGTTCGCGCACGCGATGTTCACCTCGCTGACCGGATTCGCGATCGGCCTCGTGGCACGCCGGCACGCCTCCGCCGGAGCGGCCGCCGGGGCCGGCCTGCTCGGCATGGTCGGGGCGATCCTCCTGCACGCGCTGTGGAACGGATCGGCCACATTCGCGGACTTCTTCGGCCTCTACTTCACCCTGCAGGTGCCGCTGTTCATCGGCTTCATCCTCGGGATCATCGCCTTGCGCAGGGAGGAGGCGCGGCTCACCCGGGCCCGCCTGGCCGAGTATGCGGCCGCCGGCTGGTTCACGCCGGAGGAGGTCACGATGCTGGCCACGCCGGCCGGGCGCAAGGTGGGGCTCGCCTGGGCCGCGCAGCTGCGCGGCGACCGCCGGCCGCTGATGCGCGAGTTCATCAAGGATGCGACGGCTCTGGCCGCGGTCCGTCAGCGGGCGATCACCGGACGAGACCCGCTCGCCATCGAGGACGAGCGTGCCCTGTTGATCCGGACCAGGGCGGCACGCGCCGCGCTGCTGGCCTACTGA
- a CDS encoding phosphodiesterase yields the protein MSAAKGTPPVFGRYAPASHVLIHVSDPHFLAGGAALGGRYDVERTFARTLEAIRAVHPAPAAIVITGDLADLGEPDAYRRLRAAIEPVAAELGAPVVWVAGNHDERPVLREVLLDAEPTEEPVTGVWDLDGLRLVALDTSVPGWHHGDLDPAQLAWLAEVLAEPAPHGTLLAMHHPPLPSHLPLFDILELRHQDELAAVIRGTDVRGILAGHLHYSSHGLFAGVPVSVASATCYTMNVARPASEVNGMDAAQAFQLVHVRPETITHTVVPVVDAPTGDYFSEEWVARMAALTPEGRLEAFSRKPPQGPA from the coding sequence ATGTCCGCAGCGAAGGGAACACCACCGGTCTTCGGTCGGTACGCCCCCGCTTCCCACGTCCTGATCCATGTGAGCGATCCGCACTTCCTCGCCGGAGGTGCGGCGCTGGGGGGACGGTACGACGTCGAGCGCACGTTCGCGCGGACGCTCGAGGCGATCCGCGCCGTGCATCCCGCTCCCGCCGCCATCGTGATCACCGGGGACCTCGCAGACCTCGGCGAGCCGGATGCGTACCGCCGGCTGCGTGCGGCGATCGAGCCGGTCGCCGCCGAACTCGGCGCTCCCGTGGTCTGGGTCGCGGGTAACCATGACGAGCGCCCGGTGCTGCGCGAGGTCCTCCTCGATGCCGAGCCCACGGAAGAGCCGGTCACCGGGGTGTGGGATCTCGACGGGCTGCGTCTGGTGGCGCTCGACACGAGCGTTCCCGGGTGGCATCACGGCGACCTCGACCCGGCGCAGCTCGCGTGGCTCGCCGAGGTCCTCGCCGAGCCGGCGCCGCACGGCACGCTCCTGGCGATGCACCACCCGCCGCTGCCCAGCCATCTGCCGCTGTTCGACATCCTCGAGCTGCGGCATCAGGACGAGCTGGCCGCCGTCATCCGGGGCACCGACGTCCGCGGCATCCTCGCCGGTCACCTGCACTACTCCTCGCACGGGCTGTTCGCCGGCGTCCCGGTGAGCGTGGCGTCCGCCACCTGCTACACGATGAACGTCGCGCGCCCCGCGTCTGAGGTGAACGGCATGGACGCCGCCCAGGCGTTCCAGCTCGTGCACGTGCGGCCGGAGACCATCACGCACACCGTCGTCCCGGTGGTCGATGCGCCGACCGGCGACTACTTCTCCGAGGAGTGGGTCGCCCGCATGGCGGCGCTGACGCCGGAAGGGCGCCTGGAGGCGTTCTCCAGAAAACCCCCGCAGGGACCGGCGTAG
- a CDS encoding transcriptional regulator gives MTDSHAVPHPRTRLDDNFASPIRFSLMAGLGDWMELDFAALREMLQCGDSPLSKAITHLQAAGYVTARKGTVGGRSRTWVRSTSTGRDAFAAHLQALREIVALGGKTSF, from the coding sequence GTGACTGACTCCCATGCCGTCCCGCACCCGCGAACGCGGTTGGATGACAACTTCGCGTCCCCGATCCGCTTCTCGCTCATGGCGGGCTTGGGAGACTGGATGGAACTCGACTTCGCGGCGCTGCGCGAGATGCTGCAGTGTGGCGACTCGCCCCTGAGCAAGGCGATCACCCATCTGCAGGCGGCGGGATACGTGACCGCGCGCAAGGGGACCGTCGGCGGGCGCTCGCGCACGTGGGTGCGGTCGACGAGCACGGGCCGAGACGCCTTCGCTGCGCACCTCCAGGCGCTGCGGGAGATCGTCGCCCTGGGCGGCAAGACGTCGTTCTGA